The following proteins come from a genomic window of Gimesia chilikensis:
- a CDS encoding MoaD/ThiS family protein: MKVLLINNDGGGFADYIEVAAGTTVAQLFEQRMPDVNASDYLIRVNRQPCPPDQTLQDGDRISITPTKIEGAKS; the protein is encoded by the coding sequence ATGAAAGTTTTATTGATTAACAACGATGGTGGCGGATTCGCGGACTACATTGAAGTCGCCGCGGGAACCACGGTCGCTCAACTGTTCGAACAACGCATGCCGGATGTGAACGCCTCGGACTATCTGATCCGGGTCAATCGCCAACCGTGTCCTCCCGATCAGACGTTACAGGACGGGGACCGGATTTCGATCACTCCGACAAAAATCGAGGGTGCGAAAAGCTAG
- a CDS encoding AAA family ATPase — MLLTEQLAENVRACFTGIWIRSHEHDEALLEITRLCHSEDWGLLSWDIDRGLQGTQAIEESDASYPDPLAAIHSLNSQADSDRPTLLVLKNFHRFINSPEIIQALTQQIGLGKQTRTFVIILSSLIQIPPELEKLFVCLEHDLPDRSQLEEIARSIATEPGELPEGTELERVLDAACGLTRYEAEGAFSLSLVRHGRIDVSVVLELKAQTLLKSGLLTLHSGSESFDDLGGLESLKAFCRRALRPRSQESSHVRPRGVLLLGVPGTGKSAFAKALGKETGRATLTLDVGALMGALVGQTEERTRRALRIVDAIQPAVLFIDEVEKGLSGATSSGQSDSGVSTRMLGTLLSWLNDHTSDVFVVCTANDISKLPPELIRAERFDGLFFLDLPGDSQKQVIWNIYREQYGLTEEQKLPEDRHWTGSEIRACCRLAALLDVPLTQAAENVVPVAVTAAESVARLRRWASNRCLSAEQPGVFVHGERSEGRAQRKLSRDPRRN, encoded by the coding sequence ATGTTACTAACCGAACAACTGGCGGAGAACGTACGCGCCTGCTTTACCGGGATCTGGATTCGGAGCCACGAACATGACGAGGCGTTGTTGGAAATTACCCGGCTCTGCCACAGTGAAGACTGGGGCTTACTCTCTTGGGATATTGACCGGGGGCTACAGGGAACGCAAGCCATTGAAGAGAGTGATGCGTCGTACCCTGATCCCCTGGCAGCCATACACAGCCTCAACAGCCAGGCCGATTCAGATCGGCCCACGCTGCTCGTCCTCAAGAATTTCCACCGCTTTATTAACTCTCCCGAAATCATCCAGGCACTGACGCAACAGATCGGTCTGGGAAAGCAAACCCGAACCTTTGTGATCATTCTATCCAGTCTGATCCAGATTCCCCCGGAACTGGAAAAGCTGTTCGTCTGTCTGGAACACGATCTCCCCGACCGGAGCCAGCTGGAGGAGATCGCTCGCAGCATTGCCACGGAACCCGGCGAACTACCGGAAGGAACGGAACTGGAGCGTGTTCTAGACGCTGCCTGCGGCCTGACCCGCTACGAGGCAGAGGGTGCTTTCAGCCTCTCCCTGGTACGACACGGACGCATCGACGTCTCCGTCGTGCTGGAGCTGAAGGCTCAGACGCTGCTAAAAAGCGGTCTGCTAACGCTCCACAGCGGCTCGGAATCATTTGATGACCTGGGAGGCCTGGAATCTTTAAAAGCCTTTTGCCGGCGTGCGCTGCGTCCCAGATCACAGGAATCATCCCATGTTCGTCCTCGGGGCGTTCTGCTGTTGGGAGTTCCCGGGACCGGGAAAAGTGCCTTCGCCAAAGCACTGGGAAAAGAGACCGGAAGAGCCACACTGACACTCGACGTGGGAGCCCTGATGGGCGCGCTGGTCGGTCAGACCGAGGAGCGAACAAGACGGGCGCTCCGCATCGTTGATGCGATACAGCCCGCCGTCCTGTTTATCGATGAGGTCGAAAAGGGGCTGAGCGGGGCCACCTCGTCCGGACAGTCCGACAGCGGTGTTTCCACACGCATGCTGGGGACACTTTTAAGCTGGCTGAACGACCATACTTCAGACGTGTTCGTGGTCTGTACTGCCAACGACATTTCAAAACTTCCTCCCGAGCTGATCCGTGCCGAACGCTTTGACGGTCTCTTCTTTCTGGATCTGCCCGGAGATTCACAGAAGCAGGTGATCTGGAACATCTACCGGGAACAGTATGGACTCACAGAGGAGCAGAAGTTGCCCGAAGACCGGCATTGGACCGGATCGGAAATCAGGGCTTGCTGTCGCCTGGCAGCCCTGCTGGATGTCCCGTTAACCCAGGCTGCTGAAAACGTGGTGCCCGTGGCCGTCACAGCCGCAGAATCAGTGGCTCGACTCAGACGCTGGGCCAGCAACCGTTGCCTGTCTGCAGAGCAGCCAGGCGTCTTTGTTCACGGAGAGCGGTCGGAAGGCCGAGCGCAGCGCAAACTCTCCCGTGATCCCCGCAGAAACTAA
- a CDS encoding DUF2997 domain-containing protein has protein sequence MKTIEIIISTDGQSRIETRGFSGSHCRDASRFLEGALGKVSSEQLTAEYHQSIQHHPNQLKQEN, from the coding sequence GTGAAAACCATTGAAATCATCATTTCAACCGACGGGCAGTCCCGGATCGAAACCCGCGGCTTTTCCGGTTCCCATTGTCGGGATGCCAGTCGGTTTCTGGAAGGAGCTTTGGGAAAAGTCTCCTCGGAACAGCTGACTGCCGAATACCACCAATCCATTCAACACCACCCCAACCAACTCAAACAGGAGAATTAG
- a CDS encoding DUF1257 domain-containing protein, whose translation MSHIVTIKTEVRDVEALGLACRRLKLGEPVHETVPLFSGEVSGYAVRLPDWRYPVVFDVDQGQVRYDNFEGRWGEPTHLNRLLQSYCVEKSSHSQCTPCNGFN comes from the coding sequence ATGTCACACATAGTCACGATCAAAACAGAGGTCCGCGACGTAGAAGCCCTGGGCCTGGCCTGCCGTCGACTCAAACTGGGAGAGCCCGTTCACGAAACCGTCCCGCTGTTTAGTGGGGAAGTCTCCGGCTATGCGGTCCGTCTCCCCGACTGGCGGTATCCCGTCGTTTTCGACGTCGACCAGGGTCAGGTCCGCTACGACAACTTTGAAGGCCGCTGGGGTGAGCCGACTCACCTCAATCGTCTGCTGCAATCGTACTGCGTGGAAAAGTCAAGTCATTCACAGTGCACCCCATGCAATGGTTTCAATTGA
- a CDS encoding recombinase family protein encodes MSHPEQNLLAARDKKIKSHHQERLAVVYVRQSSVHQVQHHQESTQLQYGLVAQAERLGWPTERILVIDDDLGFSGSSSEKRLGFQRLLSEVALGHVGVILGVEMSRLARSCKDWYQLLELCALFDTLISDLDGLYDPSSYNDRLLLGLKGTMSEAELHVLRQRMWQGALQKARRGELLSKGPVGYVRSADELVFDPDEQAQGVVRTIFDQFERLGTMHAVLRHLVAEGIRMPVRPSSGSNKGQLEWRRPNQAAIQNMLTHPVYAGAYVFGRSCQSQKRKQQKRPSRLSQNEWLVLLRDRFPAYISWSQYEENQERLEQNRSIISSRGSVRQGRALLAGMLVCGRCGYRLRTQYGGSNSRPSYQCSARSSLYADPVCQRLKAQPLDDEVVRLAMLALQPSALAVSCQVASDFHEQREASQTLWSQKLERATYEAERAARQYHAVEPENRLVARTLELAWEEKLRSQRELEEQYERFLQEQPKSLSNEDQERIKGLAANVPALWTAASTTDVDRKEILREIIDHVVIDVEGKSEWVEARIHWAGGHQTYTRFRRPVGQLSKLSTGTQLMQYLKELLDSKISAPQIANKLNEVGFLTPRGLPFNESRVRMLMLRYGLRTCKKSSYQNTSPLDENEWYISEIAQKLQVKYGKIHQWIKDGKINARKADDGRWIITADEAKCRELTAPPSPRRYPGLKTKNTKGENKT; translated from the coding sequence ATGAGTCACCCCGAACAGAATCTGCTGGCAGCTCGTGACAAAAAAATTAAGAGTCATCATCAGGAACGGCTGGCTGTTGTTTATGTACGACAATCCTCCGTCCATCAGGTCCAGCACCATCAGGAATCTACACAACTCCAGTATGGTCTGGTGGCCCAGGCTGAACGACTGGGATGGCCAACCGAGCGCATTCTGGTGATTGATGATGATCTGGGTTTTTCTGGGTCTTCGAGTGAAAAAAGGCTGGGCTTCCAGCGTTTACTCAGTGAGGTGGCATTGGGACATGTTGGTGTCATCCTGGGGGTTGAAATGTCTCGTTTAGCACGGAGTTGCAAAGACTGGTATCAGTTGCTGGAACTGTGTGCTCTGTTTGACACACTGATCTCTGACCTTGATGGACTATACGATCCGTCATCCTATAACGACCGACTCCTGCTGGGACTAAAGGGAACCATGTCCGAGGCCGAACTACACGTTCTGCGACAGCGAATGTGGCAAGGTGCTCTGCAAAAGGCACGTCGCGGTGAATTGTTAAGTAAAGGCCCCGTTGGTTATGTTCGCTCGGCTGACGAACTAGTTTTTGATCCCGATGAGCAGGCTCAGGGGGTTGTGCGAACTATATTCGATCAGTTCGAACGGTTAGGCACAATGCATGCCGTATTACGTCATCTGGTTGCTGAGGGGATTCGCATGCCAGTCCGACCATCCTCAGGCTCTAACAAAGGACAACTGGAATGGAGACGTCCCAACCAGGCAGCCATACAGAACATGCTTACTCATCCGGTTTATGCAGGAGCGTATGTGTTTGGTCGTAGTTGCCAAAGTCAGAAGAGAAAACAACAAAAACGTCCCAGCCGCTTATCACAGAACGAATGGTTGGTCTTATTAAGGGATCGATTTCCAGCCTATATTTCCTGGTCTCAATATGAAGAAAATCAGGAACGGCTGGAACAGAACCGGTCAATCATCTCCTCGCGTGGGAGTGTGCGGCAAGGTCGAGCATTATTGGCAGGGATGCTGGTGTGCGGACGCTGTGGATATCGATTGCGAACGCAGTACGGAGGAAGCAATTCCAGGCCCAGTTACCAGTGTTCCGCACGATCTTCGCTCTATGCTGATCCAGTCTGTCAAAGACTGAAAGCACAACCCTTGGATGATGAAGTGGTGAGACTGGCAATGCTGGCGCTTCAACCATCGGCTCTGGCTGTCAGCTGTCAAGTTGCCTCCGATTTCCATGAACAACGTGAAGCATCTCAAACATTATGGAGCCAGAAACTGGAGCGGGCTACTTACGAAGCAGAGCGTGCCGCGAGGCAGTATCATGCAGTCGAACCAGAGAATCGACTGGTAGCGAGAACACTGGAACTGGCCTGGGAAGAAAAGCTACGTTCCCAACGTGAACTGGAAGAACAATACGAGCGTTTTCTACAAGAGCAACCAAAGTCACTGAGCAACGAAGATCAGGAACGAATCAAGGGATTAGCAGCAAATGTTCCTGCCCTGTGGACCGCCGCCAGCACAACGGATGTGGACCGAAAAGAAATTCTCCGTGAGATCATTGACCATGTGGTCATTGACGTAGAAGGAAAAAGTGAGTGGGTGGAGGCACGAATCCATTGGGCCGGCGGTCACCAGACCTATACGCGTTTTCGGCGTCCTGTCGGACAACTCTCGAAACTCAGTACCGGAACACAACTAATGCAATACCTGAAAGAGCTGCTGGACTCAAAAATCTCTGCACCACAGATTGCCAACAAGTTGAATGAGGTAGGATTTCTGACTCCCAGGGGGTTGCCGTTTAACGAATCACGTGTGCGAATGCTAATGCTCCGTTACGGATTGAGGACGTGTAAAAAATCGTCATATCAAAATACTTCTCCGCTCGATGAAAATGAGTGGTACATCTCTGAAATAGCTCAGAAGCTTCAGGTGAAATATGGAAAAATCCATCAATGGATAAAGGATGGGAAAATAAACGCTCGCAAAGCTGATGATGGCCGCTGGATTATTACCGCAGACGAAGCGAAATGTCGGGAATTGACCGCACCTCCATCCCCCCGTAGGTATCCTGGTCTCAAAACAAAAAACACAAAGGGCGAGAACAAGACATGA
- a CDS encoding DUF1257 domain-containing protein, whose product MSHIVQIQTEVRDPVAVSSACSRLSLPAPTQRTVRLFNGEVSGLAVELPGWRYPVVCQLASGQLQYDNYEGRWGDQAHLNKFVQIYCVEKAKLEARKAGHCINERTLQDGSILIQVQVNS is encoded by the coding sequence ATGTCCCATATTGTTCAAATTCAGACCGAAGTTCGTGATCCCGTTGCGGTATCCTCTGCCTGCTCCAGACTATCGCTGCCTGCACCAACCCAACGTACTGTTCGACTTTTTAATGGAGAAGTTTCTGGATTGGCAGTCGAGCTTCCCGGCTGGCGGTATCCTGTTGTCTGTCAGCTTGCCTCCGGCCAGCTTCAATACGATAACTATGAAGGCCGTTGGGGAGATCAAGCTCATCTCAATAAATTCGTCCAGATTTACTGCGTGGAGAAGGCTAAATTAGAGGCCAGAAAGGCAGGCCATTGCATCAATGAACGGACACTACAGGACGGTAGCATACTGATTCAGGTACAAGTAAATTCCTGA
- a CDS encoding HesA/MoeB/ThiF family protein has translation MTNTTIDRFQRQSGLVPTERLSQISVTVIGVGAIGRQVALQLAAIGTPRIQLVDFDLVELTNITTQGYRRQDLGSAKVEATAQAIRELDDSVQVETVSDRFRSSISTGEAVFCCVDSISARAAIWRSISRKCAFWTDGRMLGETIRVLTATKESGIDQFSETLFPQSQAQAGSCTSRSTVYAASIAAGLMVHQFCRWLRGISSDRDISLNLLAGETVVS, from the coding sequence GTGACAAATACAACGATCGATCGTTTTCAGAGACAGAGTGGACTTGTGCCTACAGAGAGACTATCTCAGATTTCGGTGACAGTCATTGGTGTGGGAGCCATCGGCCGGCAAGTGGCCCTGCAACTGGCGGCAATTGGGACGCCGCGGATTCAGCTTGTTGATTTTGATTTGGTCGAATTGACCAATATCACGACACAGGGATATCGGAGACAGGATCTGGGATCAGCTAAAGTCGAAGCAACAGCTCAGGCGATCCGGGAGCTCGATGATTCGGTTCAAGTGGAGACAGTTTCGGATCGGTTTCGTTCGTCTATCAGTACAGGAGAGGCTGTTTTCTGCTGTGTGGATTCGATCTCTGCCCGTGCGGCGATCTGGCGATCCATCAGCAGAAAATGTGCGTTCTGGACAGATGGCAGAATGCTGGGAGAAACGATCCGAGTGCTGACTGCCACAAAGGAATCTGGAATAGACCAGTTTTCAGAGACACTCTTTCCTCAATCCCAGGCTCAAGCGGGCAGCTGTACCTCACGCAGTACTGTGTATGCAGCCAGCATCGCAGCGGGACTGATGGTGCATCAGTTTTGTCGCTGGCTGCGTGGAATATCCTCAGATCGCGATATTTCTCTAAATCTATTGGCAGGCGAAACTGTAGTTAGCTGA